The region TTTTGAAGATTTAATTGTGTTGATTTAATGGAATTTGTGTTTGAActgaatttattgaattaaattatcaaatgaaGCAATGGTTCAGTACAACATGCTGGTTGATTTGGAAATTATCAGCATCTTCATGTTTCTTTACTTGTagcttttttattgaattatttctacacattacttttctttttgatttgtACTTTTGTCTATAATCTGATATGCATTTTCTTGCAGAACTTCTTGGTCTAGCCCGGGCTTCACGGTTAGTGatgaactctctctctctctctctctctctaccccACCCCAAACAACAGCATAAAGTGATAACTCCTGAGCTTTCTGTTTTCTGCAGCTTCAACCTGAAACCAACCCTGTAAATCCATCAAGTTCTGTAGATAATGAACCAAATAAAGGTGTGTAATTATTCCTCATGTTGGCAGTTCAGCCATGCCATTGTAGTGTGTTAGAAGCATCAAAGTACATGATGAACGTATACATTATGCAATATCTTTTGTAATGAATGTATCACAAGCGCCAAAGTGGCTAACTGCATGTTTTGGAATGTGTAGATGATACTTGGGGGAGTCAAGCCAAAGCAAAACAGACTTCATCTTGGGGTGCAGCTGCAGCTGACTCTTGGAACAAAGCTGCTTCTAACATTGGTTCTAGCAGTGGTGCATCTGTCGGCTGGGGTAAAGCAACTTTATCCAATGAAGATCTGCCAGGCTCTTCAAGAGGTTCTGGAGATAACTGGGGTAAAGGAATCCTAAGAGATGAAAAATCTTCTTTTGATGCTGCCGCATCTGCTTGGGACAAAGGAAAGACTGTTATTGGAAACCAAAATGGCAGTTGGGGTGAGGCAGCTACCGGGAAGAATCAAGTGGGTTCGTGGGGAAAATGTAATGATGCAGTTGAAGCAGGATCCTGGGAGAAGAATAAAAGCTCTGGCACAGGAGAGGACTGCTTGAGTAACAAGACTACCGGGTGGAATCAACAGAAATCACAAGATGGAGGAGACCCTTGGGGTAAAGCTGCAGAAGAACAAGATAAGGGTGCTGCACAAAATGATTCTTGGGGTAAAGCTGCAGAGAAGCGGGAAAGCAAAAATGGTGCCGAAAAGCCAACTGAGGGTTGGGGTAAGGCAGGCAGGAGCAGCACTCAACCAGAAGCTGATAAAGGAAGTGGCTGGACGAAAGACAAAGCTGATAGTGCAGGTCAAACTTCAAGTTGGGGCAATAGTGAAGATGCATCTGAGTGGAATAAAGATGGATCTAATAACCAGAATCAGACTGATAGCTGGAATAAGCCAAAGGCCTTTGGTTCTGATAGGGGATCTTGGAATAAACAGGGAGAATCCTCTTGGGGTAAACAAGAGGGGGGATCTTGGGGTAGTGGGAATAGACCAGATGGAGATCAAGAGTTTGGTGTCTGGAACAAGACATCTGATGGGGGTCATGGTTCAGGTGGGAGCAGGGGAAGAGGAGGTGGTCGTGGTGGTAGAGATCAGTTTGGCCTAGGAAGATCCTTTGGTGATGGTCAGTCTTCAGGTTGGAAAGGTGGAGAAAACAATTCAACTGGCAACGATCAAGGAGGTGGCTGGGGCAAATCCAAGGGGTTTGAGGGAAGTAGAGAGGGTGGATGGAAGTCTGTTTCTTCTGGGAGTGATAGTGGATCAGGTTGGAACAAACATGGGGGAGCAGATAAAGAGACCAGTGGGAGCGTGGACAAATGGAACAGTGGGAACAAATCGAGTTGGAACAATGATCAAACTCAAGGTCACAATGGGAGCAAAGGTTTTGTTTCTAATCTGTCTTCAGAAGGGCAAAATGATGGTGCTAGTTGGAGAGCACCCAAATCAAGTGGCATGAACTCGTCTTCTGGATGGAACAGTGCTTCTGCTGTGGATGAAGTACCAGGTGGAAGTTGGGGTGGAGGCAGCAAGTGGAACTCAGGGAAAGCTTCAACTGGTGACAATACAACTGGATGGAAAACTGGAACGAGTGGGGCTGGCACACAGCCGTCTGACTGGGGTGCTCCAAAAGCTTCGAAGGGAGACCAGTCATCAAGCTGGGATAATAAAACTGGTCATGTAGATGCCAACCAGTCATCTGGTTGGGGTAGTAAAAGCTGTTGGAATCAGAAATCTCCTGAACTTGTAAAGGACAGCGAGATAGATGGAAACCAGAATTCTAGCTGGGGTAAGAAAAGCAATTTGAAATCTGAATCAAGTGATGCAGGTGGAAATGCTGGCTCTGACTGGGGCAAGAAGGGCAATTGGAACTCCAAATCCAATAATGCTGATGGAAATCAAGATTCTGGTTGGGCCAACAAAAGCAACTGGAACTCTGGGTCCAAAGATGCAAACCAAGGTTCTAGTTGGGCCAAGAAAAGTAACTGGAACTCTGGATCTAGTGATGTGAACCAAGAATCTGGTTGGGACAAGAAAAGCAGTTGGAGCTCTAGATATGGTGATGGTAACCAGGATGCTTCTGTAGCCTGTGATGATGAAGGCCAAACTGAGACCTGTGGTAATAGGGCAGGTGGTGGGAGTTGGAGAGGTGGTTTTGGTGGTAGGGATGGTTCAGACAGGGGGGGTTTTAGAGGTAGAGGTGACAGAGAAGGCTTTGGAGGTAGAGGCAGATCCGACAGAGGTGGATATGGAGGCAGAGGTGGTCCAGACAGAGGGGGCTTTAGAGGTAGAGGGGACAGAGGAGGCTTTGGTGGTAGAGCCAGAGGAAGGAGGGATCAAAATGGTGGTTGGAGTGACAACAATTCTGCTGAAGATAAGACCTTTGACTGGAAGAATGGGGCAAACAATAGCAGTGGAGGATGGAAAAATAATGGTGGTGGAAGCAGTTGGAACCGAGGAGGTGGTGATAGGGGCCAACAGAATAGCTGGAATTCTGGAAGTGGTGGAACAAGCAATGAAGGTGGTGGTTGGAGTAGCCAAGGTTCAGGCTGGAACCAGTCAAGAACGGCCAAAGATGGTGGTGGCAGTGGCCTTGCTGGTGGTTGGAACAAGGGAACCTGTGCAAACAGCGATGCTGCCTGGGGTCAAGGAAACAGCTGGAAGTCATCAAATCTTTCTGGTGAGGGCTGGAGTAAATCAATCAAAGGAATTAAAGGTTCAGAAGATCAAGGGGGTGGCTGGAACAAAGGACCTTCTGGTGCAAACAGCGATGCTGCCTGGGGTCAAGGAAACAGCTGGAAGTCATCAAATCCTTCTGATGAGGGCTGGAGTCAATCAAGCAAAGAAATTAAAGGTTCAGAAGATCAAGGGGGTGGTTGGAACAAAGGACCTGGTTCCAGTGCTCAAGGTGGTGGCTGGGGGACAAAAGGAGCAGGCTCAGGAGAAGCAGGGATGACTGGAGGCCAATCATCTGGTTGGAATCAATCTGGTGCTTCTGGCGGAGGCCAATCATCTGGTTGGAGTGGATCAACAGAGGGAAAAGAAGGAACTAATACAGGCAGGGAACTAACTGATCCGTGTGGTAAAGCATCATCAACAAGTTCTTGGAATCAATCAAGCAAAGACATTGAAGGTTCTGATGACCAAGGCAGTGGCTGGAACAAAGGACCCAGTTCTAATGCTCAAGCTGGTGGCTGGGGGGACAAAGGAGCAGGTTCGGGAGATGGAGGCGATGCTAAGACCTGGGATCAATCTAGTGCTTT is a window of Populus nigra chromosome 10, ddPopNigr1.1, whole genome shotgun sequence DNA encoding:
- the LOC133704401 gene encoding protein RNA-directed DNA methylation 3-like codes for the protein MSSKGKGKAVATGGDKRKRGDVDDDKTGGGKMKRNRAVLQFFEDEADHSDYESDDSDLNFDIEDFMDEEYDVELKVKNDPPKTQNVPIVPKEEEMDGEEFDKMMEERFKNNPRFRFAEDADEAKRSMERNYLEPSAKDPTIWKVKCMVGRERHSAFCLMQKFVDLKSLGTKLQIISAFSIDHVKGYIYIEADKQIDIIEACKGLCSIYSSRMAPVPKNEVSHLLSIRKSCNQISEGMWARVKNGNYKGDLAQIVAVNDVRKKATVKLIPRIDLQALAQKFGGGLAKKKAAIPAPRLISSSELEEFRPLIQYRRDRDTGKMFEVLDGLMLKDGYLYKRVSIDSLSCLSVLPSEEELLKFKSSENNESEKLEWLAQIYVGQKKKRIIGNEKGGEKGEGSSASGQNRFELYDLVCFGRKDFGLIVGMEKDESYKILKHGPEKPDVVTVALRDLKNGPTDMKFTALDHHKKTMSVNDTVKVLEGPLKDRQGIVKQIYRGIIFIYDQNETEDCGYFCSKAQMCEKLKLSFDACYGKDSESGSLGFEDFPSSPKSPLSPKKPWQAKENSHGFNQGDRDGLFSIGQTLRIRVGPLKGYLCQVLAIRYSDVTVKLGSQQKVLTVKSEHLSELRAKSSAMSVSDDPRSSSFKPFDLLGNEGGSGGWTGGAGTSTEGGGWNAGGLSNERTSWSSPGFTLQPETNPVNPSSSVDNEPNKDDTWGSQAKAKQTSSWGAAAADSWNKAASNIGSSSGASVGWGKATLSNEDLPGSSRGSGDNWGKGILRDEKSSFDAAASAWDKGKTVIGNQNGSWGEAATGKNQVGSWGKCNDAVEAGSWEKNKSSGTGEDCLSNKTTGWNQQKSQDGGDPWGKAAEEQDKGAAQNDSWGKAAEKRESKNGAEKPTEGWGKAGRSSTQPEADKGSGWTKDKADSAGQTSSWGNSEDASEWNKDGSNNQNQTDSWNKPKAFGSDRGSWNKQGESSWGKQEGGSWGSGNRPDGDQEFGVWNKTSDGGHGSGGSRGRGGGRGGRDQFGLGRSFGDGQSSGWKGGENNSTGNDQGGGWGKSKGFEGSREGGWKSVSSGSDSGSGWNKHGGADKETSGSVDKWNSGNKSSWNNDQTQGHNGSKGFVSNLSSEGQNDGASWRAPKSSGMNSSSGWNSASAVDEVPGGSWGGGSKWNSGKASTGDNTTGWKTGTSGAGTQPSDWGAPKASKGDQSSSWDNKTGHVDANQSSGWGSKSCWNQKSPELVKDSEIDGNQNSSWGKKSNLKSESSDAGGNAGSDWGKKGNWNSKSNNADGNQDSGWANKSNWNSGSKDANQGSSWAKKSNWNSGSSDVNQESGWDKKSSWSSRYGDGNQDASVACDDEGQTETCGNRAGGGSWRGGFGGRDGSDRGGFRGRGDREGFGGRGRSDRGGYGGRGGPDRGGFRGRGDRGGFGGRARGRRDQNGGWSDNNSAEDKTFDWKNGANNSSGGWKNNGGGSSWNRGGGDRGQQNSWNSGSGGTSNEGGGWSSQGSGWNQSRTAKDGGGSGLAGGWNKGTCANSDAAWGQGNSWKSSNLSGEGWSKSIKGIKGSEDQGGGWNKGPSGANSDAAWGQGNSWKSSNPSDEGWSQSSKEIKGSEDQGGGWNKGPGSSAQGGGWGTKGAGSGEAGMTGGQSSGWNQSGASGGGQSSGWSGSTEGKEGTNTGRELTDPCGKASSTSSWNQSSKDIEGSDDQGSGWNKGPSSNAQAGGWGDKGAGSGDGGDAKTWDQSSAFGGGQSSGWGQSTEVKGANESGKPTDPWGNKASTSSWGNEGNDGSSKGGW